A stretch of DNA from Alphaproteobacteria bacterium:
GCCAGCCCTATACCGCTTTGTTTATCAACGAAATTCTTGATGACAAAGGCAACAAGGCCGCCGCAGATGCCGCAAAAAAACCAAAGCCTAAAGCAGAAGCAAAACCTGCAGAGAAAAAGGTCGAGAAAAAAGTAGCGAAGAAACCCGCTGCAAAGCCTGCTGCAAAGAAAGCCGCCCCTAAAAAAGCGGCGAAGCCAGCAGCGAAAAAGACCGAAACCAAAGCGGCCACTAAACCCGCAGCAAAAAAAACCGAATCGAAAAAAGCCGAGTAATATAGCACTCGCTATCACTAACAGGAGAATTTGTCATGGCACATAAAAAAGCAGGTGGTAGTTCTAGAAACGGACGCGACTCAGCGGGTCGCCGCCTCGGCGTAAAAAAATTCGGTGGCGAAGCCGTTATCCCGGGTAACATCATTGTTCGCCAGCGTGGAACCAAGTTTCATCCCGGCGCAAATGTTGGTATTGGTAAAGATCACACTCTGTTTGCCACTGCCGAAGGTCATGTAAAGTTTTATCGCAAAGCGAACAGCAGAAGCTTTGTTATGATTGAAACCGCAGCCTGATCAGGCACATAAAATTCTTAAAAAAGGGGAGTGGTTGCATACACCATTCCCCTTTTTTGTTATATTGCAATAGAGTGTTGCGCCCTGCCCTTATATACTCTAATGGCAAGCGC
This window harbors:
- the rpmA gene encoding 50S ribosomal protein L27, with product MAHKKAGGSSRNGRDSAGRRLGVKKFGGEAVIPGNIIVRQRGTKFHPGANVGIGKDHTLFATAEGHVKFYRKANSRSFVMIETAA
- the rplU gene encoding 50S ribosomal protein L21 translates to MFAVIQTGGKQYKVASNDTLVVEKLAGEPGDTVTFDVLAVGSEKQVAIGAPTVSGAKVTAEILSHGQGEKVIIFKKKRRQNYRRTKGHRQPYTALFINEILDDKGNKAAADAAKKPKPKAEAKPAEKKVEKKVAKKPAAKPAAKKAAPKKAAKPAAKKTETKAATKPAAKKTESKKAE